The Leptospira hartskeerlii genome contains a region encoding:
- a CDS encoding ArsR/SmtB family transcription factor, translating into MAAQKLEIKKTHLDSTIRGLKAVAHPDRLKILLHLSRKEHSVGELVDALGISQSAASQHLSKMKEAGYLGSKKVSNQVFYSIKDAKFKAFAKSLLQIFSK; encoded by the coding sequence ATGGCAGCCCAAAAGTTAGAAATTAAAAAAACTCATCTGGATTCTACCATCCGCGGACTTAAAGCAGTAGCTCATCCTGACAGATTAAAAATCCTTCTCCATCTTTCTAGAAAAGAACACAGCGTGGGAGAACTTGTAGACGCACTTGGTATCAGCCAATCAGCTGCATCTCAACACTTAAGCAAAATGAAAGAAGCAGGATACTTAGGAAGCAAAAAAGTTTCTAACCAAGTATTCTACTCTATCAAAGACGCAAAATTCAAAGCATTCGCAAAATCTTTACTTCAGATCTTTTCTAAGTAA
- the rfaD gene encoding ADP-glyceromanno-heptose 6-epimerase, which produces MGMKRVIVTGGAGLIGSNVVRLLNEQGISDILVVDHLGTSSKWKNLRGLEYTDYSEKEEFLQKVQTTDILKDYSHIFHLGACSSTTETDASYLIRNNYEYTKILAEESLHKKIHFLYASSAATYGEGQFGYDDKAPIHSLKPLNMYGYSKHMFDLYALKKGFLDKITGVKYFNIFGFGEAHKEDMRSVVLKGYEQISSEGKLRLFKSYRPDYKDGEQKRDFLYVKDAAKISLFLLENRKFGLYNVGRGQAETWKSLASALFKAMGKPENIEYMEMPESLKAKYQYYTKAETQKLISSGYKEGFTDLETAIADYVDLLRKED; this is translated from the coding sequence ATGGGAATGAAACGAGTAATCGTTACCGGCGGAGCCGGGCTAATTGGAAGTAATGTAGTTAGACTTCTGAATGAGCAAGGTATTTCAGATATCCTTGTAGTAGATCATTTGGGTACCTCTTCCAAATGGAAAAACCTAAGAGGATTGGAATATACAGATTATTCCGAAAAAGAAGAATTTCTACAAAAAGTACAAACCACAGATATCTTAAAAGATTATTCTCATATCTTTCATTTAGGTGCTTGTTCTTCTACAACTGAAACGGATGCTTCTTATCTAATCAGAAACAATTATGAATATACCAAGATCTTAGCGGAGGAGTCTCTTCATAAAAAGATACATTTCCTATACGCTTCTTCCGCAGCCACTTACGGAGAAGGGCAATTTGGATACGACGATAAGGCGCCGATCCATTCTCTCAAACCTCTGAATATGTATGGATACTCCAAACATATGTTCGATCTATATGCCCTGAAAAAAGGATTCTTAGATAAGATCACAGGAGTGAAATACTTCAATATATTCGGATTCGGAGAGGCTCACAAAGAGGACATGAGATCCGTAGTATTGAAAGGATACGAACAGATCTCTTCCGAAGGAAAATTGAGATTATTCAAGTCCTACCGTCCAGATTATAAGGATGGAGAACAAAAAAGGGACTTCCTTTACGTAAAAGACGCGGCCAAGATCAGCTTATTTCTTTTAGAAAACCGTAAATTCGGTTTATATAATGTGGGAAGAGGGCAAGCGGAGACCTGGAAATCGCTTGCTTCCGCTTTATTTAAGGCGATGGGAAAACCGGAAAATATAGAATATATGGAAATGCCCGAAAGTTTAAAGGCAAAATACCAATATTATACAAAAGCTGAGACTCAAAAGCTGATCTCAAGCGGTTACAAAGAAGGATTTACTGATTTGGAAACTGCGATTGCGGATTACGTGGATCTGCTGAGAAAAGAAGATTAA
- a CDS encoding GDSL-type esterase/lipase family protein, with amino-acid sequence MKLVKLILRLLPLFLILSSLGLPAQPAPYKLVNPVRIRPFGDSITYGVQFAAGFPFCPVPAIGQYICSPPIAIGGGYRGWMTLFSFEGDGIIFTTEGYQAGGSNTSQWVSNTQMHDGYPGWTNEALMPIAGLPSFSDITLVHSGTNDMWQILKIQNPTDAQIDQVASSVGVSLFQLLSQLLANNPKAYVFVAKIIQVSAPQAPYNSFDYNTVNKVIFKYNNYISNNWNNMPPANRARMALVDMSQVLQPGPDYSGDGVHPSGLGYMKIACTWIQAIKGQKPNPQEPCSGITDLSAVQKMNPSKNETKQMTLPKEQFQQLLQGKLRSN; translated from the coding sequence ATGAAACTCGTAAAATTAATTCTTCGGTTGCTTCCTCTCTTTCTAATCCTTAGCAGTTTGGGACTTCCCGCGCAACCTGCTCCTTATAAATTGGTAAATCCTGTACGTATACGACCATTTGGAGATTCCATCACATATGGAGTTCAATTTGCTGCTGGTTTTCCTTTTTGCCCAGTTCCGGCTATCGGACAATATATTTGCTCGCCTCCTATTGCAATCGGAGGAGGCTATCGGGGATGGATGACTTTATTTTCCTTTGAAGGAGATGGTATCATATTCACTACCGAAGGATACCAAGCAGGAGGATCAAATACGAGCCAATGGGTATCCAATACGCAGATGCATGATGGTTATCCTGGCTGGACAAATGAAGCATTGATGCCAATTGCCGGTTTGCCTAGCTTTTCGGATATTACGCTCGTCCATTCTGGTACGAATGATATGTGGCAGATCTTAAAGATCCAGAATCCAACGGATGCTCAGATCGATCAAGTGGCGTCTTCCGTTGGGGTGAGTCTTTTTCAGTTGCTTAGCCAGCTACTTGCCAATAACCCAAAAGCTTACGTGTTCGTTGCCAAAATCATCCAAGTTTCGGCGCCTCAGGCTCCTTATAATTCTTTCGATTATAATACGGTAAATAAAGTCATCTTTAAGTACAATAATTACATTTCAAATAATTGGAATAATATGCCGCCTGCGAACAGGGCAAGGATGGCGCTTGTAGATATGTCCCAAGTTTTACAACCAGGACCTGACTATTCCGGTGACGGAGTCCATCCGAGTGGATTAGGTTATATGAAGATAGCTTGCACATGGATCCAAGCCATTAAAGGACAAAAACCTAACCCGCAGGAACCTTGTTCAGGAATCACGGATTTAAGCGCGGTCCAAAAAATGAACCCGTCTAAAAATGAAACGAAACAGATGACTCTTCCCAAAGAACAGTTTCAACAATTGCTTCAAGGAAAGTTGCGATCTAATTGA
- a CDS encoding A/G-specific adenine glycosylase, whose amino-acid sequence MRAGQSDLPTYEFDPKTNLKLRNWFVQEKRDLAFRKNRTPYSTWVSEIMLQQTRVAAMLPLYEKFIDRFPKPEDLAIAEEEEVFRYWQGLGYYSRAKNLLAGVQKLVNEFGGKFPKSLDDALSLPGVGPYTARAILSISYNLPFAVLDGNAKRVLSRLALFRESGPKADPALQRIADSFLNLEFPGDHNEAVMELGARICIPKPLCTECPLQDDCLAYQNGVQDSIPEMEKRKKEIPLNIRFFILKTKQGIILVRYPERRFFKTIYSLPFSFEGKNPYEADPILHWHLKPSDLGIKFKHTITHHKIQGFVSETELDQKSEKKILENFRKIRPSIEIKYCNWKNLETEFPSSIAKKIKQTLAKDGAVLPGLEN is encoded by the coding sequence ATGCGCGCCGGTCAATCCGATCTTCCGACCTACGAATTCGATCCTAAAACGAATTTAAAGCTTAGAAATTGGTTCGTCCAAGAAAAAAGAGACCTGGCATTTCGAAAAAATAGAACCCCTTACTCTACTTGGGTGAGCGAGATCATGCTGCAGCAGACGAGAGTTGCTGCAATGCTTCCTCTTTACGAAAAGTTTATAGATAGATTTCCAAAACCGGAAGATCTTGCAATCGCTGAAGAAGAAGAAGTATTTCGTTATTGGCAAGGACTTGGCTATTATTCCAGAGCTAAAAATCTTTTGGCTGGGGTTCAAAAGTTAGTCAATGAGTTCGGTGGAAAATTTCCTAAAAGTTTGGACGATGCTCTTTCTCTTCCTGGGGTAGGACCTTATACTGCTCGTGCAATTCTTTCTATCTCTTATAATTTACCTTTTGCAGTTTTAGACGGGAATGCCAAAAGAGTTCTCTCTCGTTTAGCATTGTTCAGAGAATCAGGGCCAAAGGCAGATCCAGCCTTACAAAGGATCGCAGATTCATTTTTGAATTTGGAATTTCCTGGAGACCATAATGAAGCGGTAATGGAATTGGGTGCTCGCATTTGTATTCCAAAACCTTTATGTACTGAATGCCCCCTTCAAGATGATTGTTTGGCATACCAAAATGGTGTCCAAGACAGTATTCCTGAAATGGAAAAGAGAAAAAAGGAAATCCCTTTAAATATCCGATTTTTTATTTTAAAAACCAAACAAGGTATAATTCTTGTTCGTTATCCGGAGAGAAGATTTTTTAAAACGATCTATTCTTTACCTTTTTCTTTTGAAGGAAAAAATCCTTACGAGGCTGATCCTATTTTGCATTGGCATCTAAAACCTTCCGATCTAGGTATCAAATTTAAACATACGATTACACACCATAAGATCCAAGGTTTCGTTTCCGAAACCGAACTGGATCAAAAATCGGAAAAGAAGATCCTGGAGAATTTCCGTAAAATTCGTCCTTCTATAGAGATTAAATATTGTAATTGGAAAAATTTGGAGACTGAGTTTCCTTCTTCGATAGCAAAAAAGATCAAACAAACGCTGGCTAAAGATGGAGCAGTTTTGCCAGGGTTAGAAAATTAA
- a CDS encoding histidine kinase — MAKSFKDLDAQLSEYILSRSRISVQSSRMNSKLEKYVLRILTEVLEKLGQTRYIEMLYTITKEMAINGVKANQKRVFFEDLGLDIRNHEHYDQGLAQFKENFSEKMADEYGKRCLARGVFVKISVTYASEGLVVEVVNNTPVIEIEESRMREKMRKAMEYNDIAEFYMDNMDNTEGAGLGIALIMILLKSENIDPNLFRIQTSAAETVARVEIPFTDNYVTIRSKEINQVGNHK, encoded by the coding sequence ATGGCAAAAAGTTTCAAAGATCTAGACGCCCAGCTCTCAGAATACATCCTCAGCCGCTCCCGCATCTCCGTTCAATCTTCCAGAATGAATTCCAAATTGGAAAAATACGTTTTACGTATTCTAACAGAAGTTCTGGAAAAATTAGGCCAAACAAGATACATCGAGATGCTGTATACGATCACCAAAGAGATGGCGATCAACGGAGTAAAGGCCAACCAAAAGAGGGTTTTCTTCGAAGATCTTGGTCTGGACATCCGAAATCATGAACATTATGACCAAGGTCTGGCCCAATTCAAAGAGAACTTCTCCGAAAAAATGGCTGACGAATACGGAAAGCGTTGTCTTGCCAGAGGTGTTTTTGTCAAAATTTCGGTCACTTACGCCTCCGAAGGTTTGGTAGTCGAAGTAGTTAATAATACTCCCGTAATCGAGATCGAAGAATCTCGTATGAGGGAGAAAATGCGAAAGGCGATGGAATACAATGATATCGCCGAGTTCTATATGGATAATATGGACAATACTGAGGGAGCCGGTCTTGGGATTGCTCTCATCATGATCCTTCTCAAAAGTGAGAATATTGATCCAAACCTATTCAGGATCCAAACCAGCGCCGCTGAAACTGTCGCCAGGGTAGAAATCCCTTTCACCGACAATTATGTAACCATTAGAAGTAAGGAAATCAACCAAGTTGGAAATCACAAATAA
- a CDS encoding AraC family transcriptional regulator, translating into MKEILKEIAELTIRATTQPTKTELPKVLLIKGEVSEHQLAAIYEPMIGLVVQGGKTISIGEQTIQLKAPSYFVISADIPATGKVQQGKTGPYISLGLELDQDSILDLLNDLPKDPSEAHSNDEFMACEASTEFLEAWVRMLRLLKTPEHIPALAPIYEREILYRVLLGPQGWRLRKFCEAQGKGPSIYPAIRWIRENYTASMEIKRLAAKSRLGVTTFHRQFKRITGLSPVQFQKQLRLLEARKLLVHSAYSASRAAYEVGYESVTQFNREYSRFFGDSPVRDASNVREKIALTNF; encoded by the coding sequence ATGAAGGAAATCCTAAAAGAGATTGCCGAACTAACGATCCGAGCAACCACTCAGCCGACAAAGACGGAGCTTCCGAAAGTATTACTTATAAAGGGAGAAGTATCCGAACATCAACTTGCGGCGATCTATGAGCCTATGATCGGATTAGTTGTTCAAGGAGGTAAGACTATCTCCATCGGAGAACAGACTATCCAATTAAAAGCACCGTCTTACTTTGTAATTTCCGCAGATATCCCGGCCACAGGAAAAGTGCAACAAGGCAAGACTGGACCATATATATCCTTGGGTCTTGAATTAGACCAAGATTCCATTCTAGATTTATTAAATGACCTGCCCAAAGATCCTTCGGAAGCACATTCAAATGATGAATTCATGGCGTGTGAAGCTTCGACTGAATTTTTGGAAGCCTGGGTCAGAATGCTCCGTCTTCTAAAAACCCCGGAACATATACCTGCACTTGCACCTATCTATGAAAGAGAAATATTATATAGAGTTCTTCTTGGCCCGCAAGGATGGCGTTTAAGAAAATTCTGCGAAGCGCAAGGTAAAGGACCAAGCATATACCCAGCAATTCGCTGGATCCGGGAAAATTACACTGCATCTATGGAAATCAAACGACTGGCAGCAAAATCCAGATTAGGAGTTACTACATTTCACAGACAATTTAAGCGGATCACCGGCCTAAGTCCTGTCCAATTCCAAAAACAACTTAGACTACTAGAAGCAAGAAAACTTTTAGTTCATAGCGCTTACTCTGCATCACGTGCAGCCTATGAAGTGGGATATGAAAGTGTAACTCAATTCAATCGAGAATATTCCAGATTTTTCGGAGACTCTCCAGTGAGAGATGCTTCTAATGTAAGAGAAAAAATAGCATTGACGAACTTCTGA
- a CDS encoding MotA/TolQ/ExbB proton channel family protein — protein MILAKTDSLVSIIPPETVPILILLVSIVGFTIIIERLIFFSRWKAITPDDWRRVKDLLREKNYDSASDLMRSLSQGPVSQVLQAGITQFKRNASSVDDEILTQGLNQIQRMEKFLSPLATIATISPLLGVLGTVLGIIRSFAEGSGTRGAEVGISEALITTAMGLAVAIPAYIFHNFFQKKKEDAISEMESLSEQALRFLK, from the coding sequence ATGATTCTTGCCAAAACAGATTCTTTGGTTTCTATTATTCCACCGGAAACCGTACCTATTCTGATCCTTCTAGTTTCTATAGTAGGATTTACAATCATCATAGAAAGGCTGATCTTTTTCTCTCGTTGGAAAGCAATTACTCCGGACGATTGGAGAAGAGTAAAAGATCTACTCAGAGAAAAAAACTACGACTCAGCCTCCGACCTGATGAGAAGTCTGAGCCAGGGACCAGTCTCCCAGGTTTTACAAGCTGGTATCACCCAGTTTAAGAGAAATGCATCTTCCGTAGATGATGAGATCTTAACCCAAGGTTTGAACCAGATCCAAAGAATGGAAAAATTCCTTTCTCCGTTAGCTACCATTGCTACCATCTCCCCACTTTTAGGAGTATTGGGAACAGTTCTTGGGATCATTCGTTCCTTCGCAGAAGGTTCCGGAACAAGAGGAGCGGAAGTAGGGATCAGTGAAGCATTGATCACCACAGCAATGGGACTTGCGGTTGCGATCCCAGCTTATATTTTCCATAACTTCTTTCAAAAGAAAAAAGAAGACGCGATTTCCGAAATGGAAAGCCTTTCCGAGCAGGCACTTAGGTTTTTAAAATAA
- a CDS encoding UbiD family decarboxylase: MSIRSTSEFVKELSKKGELLEIKEEVDPILEIAEIQRRVVAKRGPALLFSNVKGSKFSVATNLYGSENRIKIAFGEDPEKFIQKIAYTAKHLMPPTPKKVWEARSLAWTALKVGLRKVSKAPILDSELQSIEELPALKSWPKDAGRFITLPLVYTESPKTGKGNLGMYRIQFHGPKLTGMHIQIHRGGGFHYSEAEEEGNALPAHIYVGGPPALTISAVAPLPEEISEFLLASLLLGERLKVLKNKKISPLPIVADADFALIGKIPPKIRKPEGPFGDHYGYYALKHDYPVFEVDKIYARKDAIWPATVVGRPPQEDHWIAEYLQHLLSPMFPIVMPQVKGIWAYEESGVHSLAAAIVKERYKKEAFMGALRILGEGQLSLTKFLIVTDQEVPLMNFKTTFLAALERFQPETDLHIFSNISQDTLDYTGPKVNEGSKAVLLGVGPKTQKLKPKITSNIKNSKFKNPKVYCPGALVVSGPKYKKGDRILEALRKEAITQGFLFVFLVDNSEEATKSDHDFIWNVFTRFEPAADIYGDSKVVRNHISFEGPILVDARLKTWYPPVLEEDPKISKQVEDRFGRLLDSL, from the coding sequence ATGAGCATTCGATCCACTTCTGAATTTGTAAAAGAACTTTCTAAAAAAGGAGAACTTTTGGAGATCAAAGAAGAAGTGGATCCTATTCTGGAGATTGCAGAGATCCAGAGAAGGGTAGTTGCCAAAAGAGGCCCTGCACTTCTATTCTCGAACGTAAAAGGATCCAAATTTTCCGTAGCCACTAATTTATACGGCTCGGAAAATAGGATCAAGATCGCATTCGGAGAAGATCCTGAAAAGTTTATTCAGAAAATTGCATATACTGCAAAACATCTAATGCCTCCGACTCCTAAAAAAGTTTGGGAAGCGAGATCTCTTGCCTGGACTGCCTTAAAAGTAGGTCTGCGTAAAGTTAGTAAGGCTCCTATTTTGGATTCGGAGCTGCAGAGTATTGAAGAATTACCTGCATTAAAATCTTGGCCCAAGGATGCGGGAAGATTTATCACATTACCTTTGGTCTATACGGAAAGCCCCAAAACCGGAAAAGGAAATCTGGGAATGTATCGTATTCAATTCCACGGGCCAAAACTTACCGGGATGCATATACAGATCCATAGAGGCGGTGGATTTCATTATTCCGAGGCGGAAGAGGAAGGTAATGCATTGCCTGCACATATCTATGTAGGAGGTCCGCCTGCTCTTACAATTTCCGCAGTAGCACCACTTCCGGAAGAGATCAGTGAGTTCCTCCTCGCCTCACTTTTATTAGGTGAAAGATTAAAGGTACTAAAAAATAAAAAGATCAGTCCGCTTCCAATTGTTGCGGATGCTGACTTTGCATTGATCGGAAAAATTCCTCCTAAGATCAGAAAACCAGAGGGCCCTTTTGGAGATCATTACGGATATTATGCACTAAAACATGATTATCCGGTATTCGAAGTGGATAAAATTTACGCTCGTAAAGATGCAATTTGGCCCGCAACAGTTGTAGGACGTCCTCCGCAAGAAGATCATTGGATTGCGGAATATCTACAACATTTATTATCTCCTATGTTCCCGATCGTGATGCCTCAGGTAAAAGGAATTTGGGCTTACGAAGAATCCGGAGTGCATTCTTTAGCAGCCGCTATCGTAAAAGAAAGATACAAAAAAGAAGCCTTCATGGGAGCCCTTCGGATTTTAGGAGAAGGACAACTGTCTCTCACTAAATTCCTGATCGTGACCGATCAAGAAGTCCCATTAATGAACTTTAAAACTACTTTCCTCGCAGCTCTTGAAAGATTTCAACCTGAGACTGACTTACATATATTCTCTAATATTTCTCAAGATACTTTGGATTATACAGGACCGAAAGTAAACGAAGGAAGCAAGGCGGTTTTACTTGGAGTTGGGCCTAAGACTCAAAAGTTAAAACCGAAGATTACTTCTAATATTAAAAATTCTAAATTCAAAAATCCGAAAGTATATTGTCCTGGAGCCTTGGTGGTTTCAGGACCGAAATATAAAAAAGGGGACCGGATCTTAGAGGCACTACGTAAAGAAGCAATCACCCAAGGATTTTTATTCGTATTCTTAGTAGATAATTCGGAAGAAGCAACCAAATCGGATCACGATTTTATCTGGAATGTATTTACCAGATTTGAACCTGCAGCAGACATTTACGGAGATTCGAAAGTTGTTCGAAATCATATTTCTTTCGAGGGTCCGATCCTAGTAGATGCAAGATTAAAAACCTGGTATCCTCCTGTTCTAGAAGAAGATCCTAAAATCTCCAAACAAGTAGAAGATAGATTTGGTAGACTTTTGGATTCCCTATAG
- a CDS encoding SDR family NAD(P)-dependent oxidoreductase, which yields MEITNKTAVITGSAGGLGKEMALHFAKLGANIVLSDISADKLGGAKKEIEALGAKVIAVPTDVSKEKDAVELMEQAVSAFGSVDIAVLNAGILRDGLLIKADKQTGKVASKMSLAEWQAVIDVNLTGVFLTGREAAVQMVNNGTKGVIIPIASVSMHGNPGQTNYSAAKAGVAAMTKLWAKELSRYGIRVAGIAPGFIATEMVMKDMNPEALKKWEALIPIGRLGRPDEIASTAVFIAQNDLVDGVVLEISGGVKI from the coding sequence TTGGAAATCACAAATAAGACTGCCGTAATCACCGGTTCCGCCGGAGGTTTAGGCAAAGAGATGGCCCTTCATTTTGCGAAATTGGGAGCCAATATCGTTCTATCGGATATCTCCGCAGACAAACTTGGTGGAGCTAAAAAAGAGATCGAAGCACTAGGTGCTAAGGTAATCGCAGTTCCGACAGACGTTTCTAAGGAAAAAGACGCTGTTGAACTTATGGAGCAAGCGGTTTCCGCCTTCGGTTCCGTCGATATCGCAGTTTTGAATGCCGGGATCTTAAGAGACGGTCTCTTAATAAAAGCGGATAAACAAACTGGTAAAGTTGCCTCCAAAATGTCTTTGGCAGAATGGCAGGCCGTGATCGACGTTAACCTGACTGGAGTATTCTTAACAGGTAGAGAAGCGGCAGTTCAAATGGTAAATAACGGTACCAAAGGTGTGATTATCCCTATCGCTTCCGTTTCTATGCATGGCAATCCTGGTCAAACCAACTATTCCGCGGCAAAAGCGGGTGTAGCAGCCATGACAAAGTTATGGGCGAAGGAACTCAGCCGTTACGGCATCAGAGTCGCAGGAATTGCACCTGGATTCATCGCTACTGAGATGGTAATGAAAGATATGAATCCGGAAGCTCTAAAAAAATGGGAAGCCTTGATCCCGATCGGTAGATTAGGCAGACCGGATGAAATTGCAAGCACCGCGGTATTTATCGCTCAAAACGATCTTGTAGACGGAGTCGTTTTGGAAATTTCTGGAGGGGTCAAAATTTGA
- the recN gene encoding DNA repair protein RecN → MLQTISIRDFALIESAQIDLRGGLTAITGETGSGKSLLLDALSSLLGGKSSTMDIRTGSDKYCLEAEFDVSQNPGAITWMREHGFPLSGSAIVIRKEFTRDGKTKIQINHSLSSAQVLRGLGEILSEVHNQNDQILLLDKAQQLDILDGFAGLHALRGEVKEGFLTYKSLKKRLEELELSHADRNRKKEILQYQIEEIHSANLKLGEEEELSKEENLLVHGEKLAENLDIITGYLHESESSVLGIFPKVLAASDKIKVLNESLNEMDSALKEAYVTIREINTTAQDQKEEVFFSPERLSHVQSRLDLIQKLKKKYGNSISEILETKKKAEDELSALEQNLDSKTSLEKEKKRAADKLTQACLQLSKSRREVLNKFESKLKSELEVLGMKGAGLQVVLRWETSPEGEVEAQGKSYLVNEFGLDQAEFYFSPNPGEKPRPLRKIASGGEISRVMLAIKSVLGSNFDGKVLVFDEIDSGLGGEIASDVAKKLRTLSKTHQIILVTHLQQIAAAADHHLLVSKRLKEGRTVSETEFLGMEERTMELARMIAGQNISKGALHHAKELLKKKAV, encoded by the coding sequence ATGCTTCAGACAATTAGTATTCGAGATTTTGCATTAATTGAATCAGCCCAGATCGACTTAAGAGGGGGCTTAACTGCGATTACGGGGGAGACTGGTTCCGGAAAATCTCTCTTACTAGATGCTCTTTCTTCCTTACTCGGAGGAAAGAGCAGTACTATGGATATCCGAACAGGCTCGGATAAGTATTGTTTGGAAGCTGAGTTCGATGTTTCCCAAAATCCAGGCGCCATAACCTGGATGCGGGAACATGGATTTCCTCTAAGCGGTTCAGCGATTGTGATCCGAAAAGAATTCACCCGAGACGGAAAAACAAAAATCCAGATCAATCATTCCCTTTCTTCTGCTCAGGTGCTTCGCGGTTTAGGAGAGATTCTATCCGAAGTCCATAACCAAAACGACCAAATTCTGCTTTTAGACAAGGCCCAGCAACTGGACATACTGGATGGTTTTGCAGGTTTACATGCACTTAGAGGAGAAGTAAAAGAGGGATTTTTAACCTATAAAAGTCTCAAAAAAAGATTAGAGGAATTAGAATTATCTCATGCGGACAGAAACCGTAAAAAGGAGATACTTCAATACCAGATCGAAGAGATCCATTCTGCTAATTTAAAATTGGGAGAAGAGGAAGAACTGAGTAAGGAAGAGAATCTACTCGTTCACGGCGAAAAACTCGCAGAGAACCTGGATATAATCACTGGTTACTTGCACGAAAGTGAGTCTTCTGTTTTAGGAATATTTCCCAAGGTGCTTGCCGCTTCCGATAAGATCAAAGTTTTGAACGAATCATTAAACGAAATGGATTCTGCCCTTAAGGAAGCGTATGTTACAATCCGTGAGATCAATACTACTGCCCAAGACCAAAAGGAAGAAGTATTTTTCTCCCCAGAAAGACTTTCTCATGTACAATCCAGATTGGACCTAATCCAAAAATTAAAGAAAAAATACGGGAATTCAATCTCTGAAATTTTAGAAACAAAGAAGAAGGCGGAAGATGAACTTTCTGCTTTAGAACAGAATTTAGATTCTAAAACTTCTCTGGAAAAAGAAAAGAAAAGAGCGGCAGACAAATTGACCCAAGCTTGTTTGCAACTTTCTAAATCTAGACGAGAAGTATTGAATAAGTTCGAATCTAAACTCAAATCTGAATTAGAAGTTCTGGGAATGAAAGGTGCCGGGCTACAAGTAGTACTTCGTTGGGAAACAAGCCCGGAAGGAGAAGTAGAAGCCCAAGGAAAATCTTATTTAGTAAACGAATTCGGATTGGACCAGGCAGAATTCTATTTTAGTCCAAACCCAGGTGAAAAGCCAAGACCTCTCCGTAAAATCGCTTCCGGAGGAGAAATTTCCAGAGTAATGTTGGCCATCAAAAGTGTGCTTGGTTCCAATTTTGATGGAAAAGTTTTAGTTTTTGATGAGATTGACTCTGGTCTGGGCGGAGAGATTGCTTCTGACGTAGCAAAAAAACTTAGAACCCTCTCTAAGACTCACCAAATCATTTTGGTAACACATTTACAGCAGATAGCTGCGGCTGCGGACCATCATCTGCTTGTAAGTAAACGACTCAAAGAGGGAAGAACTGTCTCCGAAACTGAATTCTTAGGAATGGAGGAACGAACTATGGAACTTGCGAGAATGATCGCGGGTCAAAATATCTCCAAAGGCGCTCTCCATCACGCAAAGGAACTGCTCAAAAAGAAGGCTGTATAA
- a CDS encoding SDR family NAD(P)-dependent oxidoreductase: MKVAIVTGASNGIGKNTAIELGKRGIGVILTYHSDKKGAEDVVKEVEKNGSKAVCLKLDLSQKSSFENFTELVKKNLEEIWKRRTFDYLVNNGGIGGGMPFTEITEEYFDQILNTNFKGPFFITQQLVKLIEDNGRIVNTSSSSSHGSFVGYSAYGASKAALTSWTKYLAKELSPRMIRVNAVSPGPTHTNLGGGAFDKYPEYIQPLADQTALGRIGSPDDIAKVIVNLLSDEFSWVTAQDLEVSGGFLL; encoded by the coding sequence ATGAAAGTAGCAATTGTAACAGGAGCAAGCAACGGGATCGGAAAAAATACAGCGATCGAATTAGGGAAACGTGGGATCGGTGTGATCCTTACTTATCATTCTGATAAGAAAGGTGCAGAAGATGTAGTGAAAGAAGTAGAGAAGAATGGATCCAAAGCGGTTTGTCTGAAGTTGGATTTAAGCCAAAAGTCTTCTTTCGAAAATTTTACAGAGCTTGTAAAAAAGAACCTAGAAGAGATTTGGAAAAGAAGAACTTTTGATTACTTAGTGAACAACGGAGGTATAGGGGGAGGAATGCCTTTTACGGAGATCACGGAAGAATATTTCGATCAGATACTGAACACAAATTTTAAAGGGCCGTTCTTCATAACACAACAACTTGTTAAATTAATAGAAGACAATGGTAGAATTGTAAATACATCCAGTTCTTCCAGCCACGGATCTTTTGTAGGATATTCTGCTTATGGAGCTTCTAAAGCAGCTTTGACTTCTTGGACAAAATATCTGGCAAAAGAACTTTCTCCCAGAATGATCAGAGTGAATGCAGTTTCTCCAGGTCCAACGCATACGAACCTTGGGGGTGGCGCATTCGATAAATATCCTGAATATATCCAACCATTAGCGGATCAGACAGCTCTGGGAAGGATTGGAAGTCCGGACGATATTGCAAAGGTGATCGTAAATTTGTTATCGGATGAATTCTCTTGGGTAACTGCACAAGACTTAGAGGTTTCCGGAGGGTTTTTGTTATAG